Proteins from a single region of Catenulispora acidiphila DSM 44928:
- a CDS encoding serine hydrolase domain-containing protein translates to MDITAAGMVVGVSRSGRRTFEIDGPIQADRASVFRIASLTKPLTAVATVRAFAQRGIPLTTPAIELLPSLAGDWRADQAITVEQLLAQVSGLRESVEGSTVAALGQGPDVLAEAARLVVQAGNERTPGERWSYYNGNYFLVGHLLATVTESTFEQALDTTLLTPWELRRTGFETPASPVTGWDEQTPLAVEDYPRGRRPSGGLWSSADDYLSFAEKLLADPVLLEEIRRPRTRPEDPMSYGLAWALGPSGQMYLNGRLDGFRTAVLLAPEHQYASVALGNQAQLLPQIGKRLSALQHDLTGDDLAVELDAFAA, encoded by the coding sequence ATGGATATAACGGCTGCGGGCATGGTGGTGGGTGTGTCGCGAAGCGGACGGCGCACGTTCGAGATCGACGGACCGATCCAAGCCGACCGCGCATCGGTCTTCCGCATCGCGTCGCTGACGAAGCCGCTCACCGCGGTGGCGACGGTCCGCGCGTTCGCCCAGCGCGGGATTCCGCTGACGACACCGGCCATCGAGCTGCTGCCGTCCTTGGCTGGCGACTGGCGCGCCGATCAGGCGATCACCGTCGAGCAGCTGCTGGCCCAGGTGTCCGGCCTGCGCGAATCGGTGGAGGGCTCGACCGTGGCCGCCCTCGGTCAGGGTCCTGATGTCCTGGCCGAAGCGGCGCGCTTGGTGGTCCAGGCGGGCAACGAGCGGACGCCCGGCGAGCGCTGGTCCTACTACAACGGCAACTATTTCCTCGTCGGCCACCTCCTCGCGACCGTCACCGAAAGCACCTTCGAGCAGGCGCTCGACACCACGCTGCTCACTCCGTGGGAACTGCGCCGCACCGGATTCGAAACACCGGCGTCACCGGTCACCGGCTGGGACGAGCAGACCCCGCTCGCCGTCGAGGACTACCCGCGCGGACGGCGTCCCAGCGGCGGGCTCTGGTCCAGCGCGGACGACTACCTCTCCTTCGCCGAGAAGCTGCTCGCAGATCCGGTGTTGCTGGAGGAGATCCGGCGTCCGCGCACCCGCCCCGAGGACCCGATGAGTTACGGCCTCGCTTGGGCGCTCGGACCCTCCGGCCAGATGTATCTCAACGGTCGGCTCGACGGATTCCGCACCGCCGTCCTGCTCGCGCCGGAGCACCAGTACGCGAGCGTCGCCTTGGGCAATCAGGCGCAGCTCCTACCCCAGATCGGCAAGCGTCTCAGCGCTCTGCAACACGACCTCACCGGAGACGACCTCGCCGTGGAGCTCGACGCTTTCGCTGCCTGA